In Haliotis asinina isolate JCU_RB_2024 chromosome 15, JCU_Hal_asi_v2, whole genome shotgun sequence, the sequence TACATATCTTTGACCTACACATACATGAAACTGAATTGCATGACAAAAGTCAAATTGTCTTCTTCAAGGTATATGGCACACGTAGTTCCATGTGTGTCTAATTTGCAGATGCACACCTGCAAAGTGACATGCAATTTACACATGCCTGTGCTATTACTCggggtgggtttttttcaacgGTAGACACATCTCTAACATGGATATAAGTTCGCGTATAACTTCAAGGCGACAGGGTAACCGACAATTAAATATTCACACACTGACAACCGGTGTTAGATTCGTCTTGCGGGAAATATGTTCTTTGTTTTGAGCATCGTAATAAAACGGGAATACTGCTTAAAAACATGAGCTCCTGTTTACATCATGAAAGGATTTTCTGCTTTGTGCTGTGCATGatgtgaacacatgtctgcTAATATACGAACGATTCAAAGTAGTTTACACTACGTTTGGTGTAatatagttttgtgaaacatttcAGTGTAATACAGACTATCATTTGGAGTAGATACACCATACATGGCACtgaacaaaccaacaaacacgaGTAAGAGGCTGACAGATCGAGATTAATATGAAAAAGCTAGACAAAAATTATGCAATGATGTATCAGATTTATATTACGTTAACCTCCCGCGTTTGGATCTGGTTCAATCGAGCAATACAAGCAAATGTACATGTCAATATAGTCATCTTGTCAATAGTCAATATAGACAACACCAAAGGCACAATTTGTGTAAACTAGACAAGGGAATTTCATAAGGTATCACTTACACTCACTAATGTCCATTGTACGAGTGATCAAACTTTCTCTATTGCTCATTAGGGACGAGAAACAAACTCCGACTTCGCCACTTTGCTGGTGAAACTGTGTCTGTTTGAAATTCAATGATACATCATAAAATCGTTGGGTACGAGTTTAAATGACCATGCAatggtatttgttttgaatgaattGATGCATCAAGAAATGAGTAAATATGAGTTTAGATTTTAGTGCAGTGATGTATATTTGGAATTTAGTGATGTCATCAAGAAACCGTTGCATATGTTCGTGCCATAGTCTCTATttggaattcaatgatgcatcaAGAAATGGCTCAGTATGGGTTTAAAAGTTAGTGCTATGGtgttttttatttgaaattcaAGGAAGGAATCAAGAAACGTTTTAATGTGAATTTCAACAACTAAGTACTGTACAATTGGGTAAATGGGTATTTAGTTCAGCTTTCATATGTTCTGTCTACTTCTGTTTGTGCCAATTTAACGCGTttctcagtcactcactaattATTTTTGACCCGTAAAGGCCCAAATAAAAACTTGTCCGCTCAAAGAATATCTAACTCTTTCTTCATTTAGATAGCACGTGCCACCCGCGACATATATCAGAGGTGTCAGAATCACTGAAaataaacattcaaattctTTTGCCATGGCAATTTTCTGGTCTTGTACTCCATGTGACCTTGATGGAAATGAAAGAACGACGCAGCCTGAGCCGTCTTCCTCTCGTCTTCGACAAATAACCACTGTGGTgtatggtttccctcacgggaGTATTTTAACTCCGCACACCATCACGATGGGTTTCCTGATTCTCAAACCTGAAGAACAGGAAAAACACATATTCGGTGTAACGATATCACACCCCGAATGATCTGCTACATGCGATTTAGTACTCGTATCTTGTCCTTGCCACAACACAGTCTTGAACTAATCATTAAACCACAATTTATCAATACTGAAACATATTAGAAGCAAACAAACTGTTATTAGCTTTGCCATTCGACTTTCATCCAGTGTGTTGGTCAGTCATGCTAGTGCAGAGAGTTCGAGGGACACGGCAAATCTATGAAACACAACCGATTCCGGAAACAGTTTTCATGCAGTTTGGACAGATATATTCAACAATTTAGGTGCTGACATCCGTAATTTCTCTCGAAACATGACTttgcttttttcagtttttacTTCCCCATCAAATGAATGACTCCAACTTACTACAACTTGACATTTGTCCAGAAAAATCGTTGTTGACAGTTAATTTTTCTCCATTACCAAACGTACTGGGATTCAGATTACTTCAGATGCAATTCGACCTTTCCGTTAGATATGTCACATTTAGGAATAAGTTCTGTCGTCTCCTCCTTTATTGTGTCCTTCTCGTCGATTCGAGGGGGCGACCCGTTTAATTTGAAGGGGCAAAAGTTTTCAATTTCATCTGGCGATACAGACGTATCCCTTTTAACACTGGTTGATCTACTTGAGCATGCAATGCTTGATCGTGTGATACTCGGCAAGCCTCTCCCTCGTTTTCGATCTCCACGGTCATTCCGCAGCAGCCCACCATCTATTTCGGAGCACCCTGGGTAAATCTTAAAGGCTCGGTATCCACACCAACGAAATCTTGCTTTCACTTCCTCTCTGAAATTTTCGTTCAGCCAACAGTAAACAAATGGGTTATAACATGTGCTGCTGATGGCGATCCAGTGGCAGATGAAAAAGGCCCTGCTATCATGGTGGAATACTTCAGCATTGGGATGAAAGTCAGTCAGAAGGTGGTACAGAATAAGCGGCAACCAACACAAGGCAAACACAATCACAACTGCGATCAAAAGCTTAATGCTCCTTCTTTTCGCACGCTGCTGGGATTGGTGCTGATTTTCTGTCACAGCGCCGACATGGGTTCTTGCCCACAGTTTACGTACTATACGTCCGTACGCAAAGGCGATGAAGGCCAGGGGGATGCAGTATTGCATGATGATGGTGACGACGGTCAGATACTGTTCAAATGAATCCAGGGTATCTGGAAATGATGATCGACAGCGTCGGAGTTTTGACGTGAACAGATTGACCTCCTGTACGCTTGTGTATATGCCATATGGTAAGGAGAGGCAGATGGCCAATACCCATATGAAAACCAGAACCGTTATTGCAAGCTGCTTGGACATGCGAATCGTTAGTGGAGTCAGAATCACTCGGTGCCTGTCAATGGCGATCGCTGTCAGGGTGTAGGTTGACACGTACACGGACGTCATTAACGAAAAGTTTACAAGGTGACACAGAAAATCCCCCAACGGCCATTCATCCAAGATGTGTCTGAGAATATTGAATGGAACATTAATGCAGGTGATAAGAAGGTCCGAGACCGCTAAGTTGGCAATGAAGAAGTTAGTCGCTGTGTGAAGTCGCTTGTTCTTCAGGATCACATAGCACACAAGAGAATTTCCAAAGAAGGAGATGAGACTTAAGATGCTGTatgcgatgatgatgatgatattttctATTGTCTGGTCACGTTTGAAGGATTGGGACTTGAAAGAGCTCCCATTGGACTGGTTGGATAACCATAGTGAAATATCGGTGCGAGTTACATTCTTGTCATCAAGTCCCAAGAGATGCCATACATCGTCGTACGCCATAGTTTCTTGGAAAGCCCTGCAACACACAAACAGCGGTTCCTGAAACATTTCATCATTACAAACTCTGGTACATCGAAAGGTATACGAGCGCACACATTGCTTCCAGAGAAACTCTTAAATCTCAAATTGCCTTGGACATTGCGTGAGTGGTATGTCATAACATTGTTTCAAAGAAAGGTAGTACTATCTTTAACAATATTGAATTCATCAAGTTATAAATTCAATATATAAACAGCAGTCAAATTTAAAAAATTGTCATAAATATCCAGTCATTTGATGAAATCATATCGTCGTTTATATGAAGGTTTTATATGTCTTTAATCACATTAAATTGTTCAAGTTATCCATTCAGTATTTTAACACAAAGTTACTACAAGAATGTAAATCGTTATTCTGATTATGTTTCCTGAGGATAGCCACTTTCACTTAATATTTCAGaattataaaaatgacaaacattCCACTGTACAATCAAAACATATCATGTCGGTTACTTTCAAATAGGCATGGcggcaaatgagtgagtgagtttagtttccacagtattccacctatatggcggcggtctgtaaatactcgagtctttcccagacaatccagtgatcaacagcatgttactgaaggccaattctatcccggaccttcacgggatgATGGCAAATGCTCTTCAGACAGGTACACAAACCAAGTGTACACCTCaacaaacatggaaacatgataaatgtacaaatatcaaaatgtattGGGCAATTCTTTAGTTAATGAAGCGCCAGATTGGGAACAATTCCACATGCCTTACTTAGAACTTTCTTAAAATGTTCGAATTATTACTGACTCCATTGTTGTAAACCTGAGAAAAAAAAGAGCCATGTGAAAGGGCGGAGCTTCCATTGAATGAAAAGTCCAGACTTAGACgtgattttgaaaacaaaagttTGGCGAGTCCTCTGTACTATCTAAATGTATAGTGTTGCAACTTATCATTCTTACACGAACAAATTGGCATGAAATGCCTGATTAGAGGCTCTCTTCTATCTTCGGAGGATGGGCAATTCTGATCTGTAGTGCCAAACATGTTGAATGCATGAACTTAAAGAGAAAGACTGCTGGGAAATGCTTTTACCAAGCAATGACGTGAAACCGTTTAGATGACATCTATATCCTATGCCCCAGCTGGGTACAGAAATTGTTGTTCTTGATCAAACAAGTGGAGAAATGAGGTGGGTATATGAAGTTCTGCATCACATAAGCATGGATAGCTAAAGGCCACAGGGCctcgagatcttaggcttacgagagcttggGGAAACGGGGCGAAGTTTCATAAATTAATGAATCTGTTTGTTATCATGCGCATGACCAGTATTACCAACATTTATTCAATCTTAGAAATTttaattgatatatttatgcAGTAACAGTAGCATGTACCCCTTGAACGGTATAGTGCATTAATTTTTCCTACCCTACGAATCACTTTTGTTATTTTATACGAAGTTCATGTACAGCACTTCAGTTTGTTCCTTACATTTCCCCTATTAGCTAAGTATATAATTAGCTTGCAGCTCCTGTTTTCCCTATTTCGAAAATGCAATTATTCTCGTTACCCCCTGGGGCGTTTTGCTAACACAGATTGTCGTCTCCGACGTGCACTCGTCGGGTTTCAAACGTTATAGTCACCAGGTATCGCTAGGCCCTGGACAGTCGCATTATTACTTTGTGGTCagacagtgtgcgaaatagccagTAAAATCCAGTCGGGACAGTACATCTCCACAatcactggcccgactggctagtgaatttccAGGGGTCATTTACTAAATACCGGTATATCAGTCTCTCCGACGTAGGTCATAATGCAGTTTCAAATAATGccagattatggcctgataaaactGTTCAACATATTAACAGTTTGATCCCATGTCAGACTCTGTCGGACTAGTGAGTGATTTTATGTGCCCAGCCAGCCCGAGTGGATAGCGGAAATTTTGAAACAATTCCGTACATTATGGTCGGGTCAAATCTCAGTATCGCTTGTAAGCATTCATTTTTCTACTTTGTCCTTACTGACTTTCGTCTGATGTTACCGAGATGACCTTAGTGGGTAGGTTGTTATACATCATTGTCCCTCTTTATCGTTATCCCTGGATAACAAATTTTCCGGGCATAGTTAGTCAAGGTCATGTACCTTTTTTGGCCGTGAGTCATGTGACTCATTTGGATAAGCTCCCGTATCTTCAAGTTGCCTAGAATGTCTTTGCTCCGTCTTCGCAACCTTATCCTGTAAGACAGGGCTTATATCTACGTGGGTTCGTCTGATCTCAATTGCCCAAAAGGAATTAATTTAGGGAAAGGCTTAGTGCTGGTTTCTCTTTACATATTGAAGCATTACTCGCTCTTTTGAGTGTCGATTTAATGTATTATTGGTCACGGGCGACTAAATTGGTTGTCTAAGGATCGTGTCGATTGCCTTATCTGGCGTTAGTAGATTGGTGATTGGGCTGAATGCTATTTACACTCTGGCCGCGTTCTGAGGCACTAGAGGTACAAGTTTACATCATAGTGTACAACTtaaatacaaacataaaacataaaggaattaTACAAACATACCGCTTGGTTGCAAGAATGTACTGTAAAGCACAAAGGGATCATATATACATACCGCTTGGTTGcaaaaatgtattgtatgtacatacatttaaCACGTCAATGAACAATGTTGCACTAGCGCGTTAATCGTTATCTTTTCTGATGGCATTGCTTAAAATGAGAcattattttgcaaaatgttgcTAATTTCCTAATTGTTTCTAAATCGTTAGAATGAAAACGCTGGTGCATTTTGTGCATTTTCGGGTTTTAACAGAAATAACTGCTAATATATTTTTCCTTTCTTGTGCCAAAGTGATGACGGATACAGTTTACTTAGGGTGGATGCAGTTTGACTATTTGCTCTCGCTCTGTTAATCAGCGGTGCTTGTCAACTTTCACTGGAACTTTCGTCCCCTTTATGGCTTGCATTTAGACACTCAGCTGCTAACTGCCAATAGTATAACTGTGAACTTTAACCACGATTCCTAGTATTGATTTATCTGTATTTTGTAGATTTTCGAAGGTCTTTTGgcgctaagatggtcgtaagttaatgttaatgtatggcacttacgactatcttagcgataagaaagcttcgaaaatctaggccctagTCTCAGGAGCCCAGTTCCGAGACAGCGCATAACCGATCTGTGTGCCATCCGTGAAACCCTGCGTCAGAATTTAGCCTCTGCCATCCGTGCCTGGCGATTAAAGCGTTCaaatggtcagactcgcagatCTGGCTGACATGCCATGACATGTATTACAGATCCGTGTGATGGCCACATCAATTTGGTTTGGATCGTTTGTTTggcttattttgtttattttaactCAATTCCTtgttttcctgtttttttttcctttctttcttttttctgtcTTTTCctatgttgttattgttttttattcagggtgttgtatttttgttttcttattgTTCTTTTATTTGATGGTTTAaacttaatttcttgattttttTATCCTTGTTTTCGTTGGTTTCGTTCTTTCAACCTCtttcgattttctttgatccgATAAACACTATGGACTGTGCTTGTCTCTCACTGTGAGCTTTTAACAAGATTACTGGACGATCACTGACGCCTGTGCCTTGTGTAACAACTGCAGCAAGTGTACTCAGTAACACTGTATCACTTCAGTAATTCTAAATGCATCTAAATCTAATCCTCTTCTTAGTCCAAATAAGCTCCCGAAACCTTAGAACACATGAGAACATGCatctttttttcttcttctttcaaTGCCCAACAAACAAAGGTTTCAAATTAAGACAGGTGATTTATTGCATTATGCCTGTAGATTTCCTTAAGGTATCACTGTAAGTATATATGACTGAAAAGTAAATTAACAGGCGAATTGGGATTGCTTTATTGACGTTAAAACTTGGCCTGTGCCCTTGTTGCTTTATTGACGTTAAAACTTGGCCTGTGCCCTTGTTGCTTTATTGACGTTAAAACTTGGCCTGTGCCCTTGTTGCTTTATTGACGTTAAAACTTGGCCTGTGCCCTTGTTGCTTTATTGACGTTAAAACTTGGCCTGTGCCCTTGTTGCTTTATTGACGTTAAAACTTGGCCTGTGCCCTTGTTGCTTTACAGCTGGAAGACCGATCTTGGGTTTAACAGCAAAAATGATATTCGTATCATGTTTACATTAAGTTAGACATTTTTTGTATTGGTTTgggattttttaaaacaaaatgcaggtAGGGGTTCTTTCATATTCTCttttgattatttttatcaGATTATTGGTGGCACAACTTATGCTTTTTGTTAAACTCGAGAGATTGTTGGTTTAAATCTCATTTAACAGCAGCTTGGATATATTTCAATTTAATTTCGCTCACCTCTGGAGGCATGTGTCTCTCGGATGAGTGATACAATGCACAGAAAATGTAATAAACAAGATGAGTTTGGGATCAATCTCAATGAACATGACACTCACAAAAACCCGACATGTCGCACCTGTCTTAATAAACGTTGTACAGGGAATTCACTTCGGATCAACAGCCAAAatagatgacaacttctttatcatatTTGATTCTACGTCTCgctatagattcttataccggtGCATGACAACcctgacaacggtataagaatctataccgaaaggGTGCACCGTATATAAAAAGAGGTCACAAATAAAAAAGCCTTGCCTTTATCATCGCTAATGAACTTTTAAAAACACAAGAACCCAGGTCATTAAGGTGGAACATAACTGTTTCCAAATACCCGCACACCTGAAAGTAGAGGAATCCATTTCAGACTTGTTTCACCAAACCTAACTAAAATCCCAGACTTGTAATCCAAAAAATGTAAGCTGATACGAAAGGCGTGTATTCCTGGTCCATCTCACAAAATAACATGATCAGAAACAAAATTAACTTCTGTCTAACAAAGCAGATCTAACACAGGAATATTTTCAAGATTTGTTTCCCGTATACTACCATTTATCGTAGCATGAAATCAAATcctgtaataataatataaaaagTCTAGCAAGCCTATCAcaggtacatacatacatacatacatacatacatacatacatacatacatacatacatacatacatacatacatacatacatacatacatacatacatacatacatacatacatacatacatacatacgaagtagtttccgaaataataacacaacacaggTCTTCTCCTACATGTTCCAATCGTGTATCTCCAGGGAGAAGTGATTTCAGTTAAACAGACTGTTATGACGTCACTTTTGTCTTGACGTCACAACTGTATACAAATGTTGTGACGCGGCGTTGCCATGGCGTCACATTGACGACTTTAACATTGACAGTAATACAATAGAAGCATAAAAAAACAAGTATAATTCCAATACATTGCGTTACTGATTTAACGATGGACACAACTCTTTTATGAAAAAGTTTTCTTTAGCTTTACGCAGCATGGCATCAGCAGTATTCATCTTGTAAAAAGCGAATATTTTAAATTCTATTTCCTTTCCTACTGCGCATTTGTCGATGTGAGCGCTTAAGGGGATGCACCTGGTTTTGGGGTCCTTAATCTGCTGTTTATGGACACGCATTCTGTCCCTCAAGCACCCCGTTTGTCCAATGTATTCTTCATGACACCCTTGgcatataataacataaataatatgttttgcGGAGCAGTCCATGTTAGAGCGTACACGAAACATTTGCTTCCTGTTTTTTAAGTTAATACATGAACTTTCACGTATATACTCACAAAGTTCCACAATTTCCCCGTTTACATTTTGAGACACTGGATTCTGTAGGTTTAATACATGAGTCGAATTTGGCAcgtgtcaatattttaagtTACGGCTTTGGCGTTTACTTTTTATCATAGCTTATGCTTCTTTGCTTATGCACCCACAAAGCTGTGTTTTGTTCACAAATCAAACATATATAGGTGTTGGGATTTGAATCATAAAAATTGTCATATAAACGCTCTTGAACCTCAACCAATCAAGCGTGAATTAACGATTATATTCATTTTCGAAATGAACACCAGGAATAATTGCTGTTATATGTTGATTCATACCATACGTAATGTCAACGCTGACGAATGAACAGTTTCGATTTTCCTCATGGCGTTA encodes:
- the LOC137265851 gene encoding G-protein coupled receptor 83-like; the protein is MAYDDVWHLLGLDDKNVTRTDISLWLSNQSNGSSFKSQSFKRDQTIENIIIIIAYSILSLISFFGNSLVCYVILKNKRLHTATNFFIANLAVSDLLITCINVPFNILRHILDEWPLGDFLCHLVNFSLMTSVYVSTYTLTAIAIDRHRVILTPLTIRMSKQLAITVLVFIWVLAICLSLPYGIYTSVQEVNLFTSKLRRCRSSFPDTLDSFEQYLTVVTIIMQYCIPLAFIAFAYGRIVRKLWARTHVGAVTENQHQSQQRAKRRSIKLLIAVVIVFALCWLPLILYHLLTDFHPNAEVFHHDSRAFFICHWIAISSTCYNPFVYCWLNENFREEVKARFRWCGYRAFKIYPGCSEIDGGLLRNDRGDRKRGRGLPSITRSSIACSSRSTSVKRDTSVSPDEIENFCPFKLNGSPPRIDEKDTIKEETTELIPKCDISNGKVELHLK